Proteins from a genomic interval of Cognatishimia sp. WU-CL00825:
- a CDS encoding alpha/beta hydrolase, giving the protein MAEAIVFLPGILCDARLFGPQIAELSAQFTVISAPVAADDTMTAMATRALNSLPNQFALVGAGLGGVVAMEILRLAPERVTRLCLIATSPLQGVPLETLAYEPLLVAARAGRIDEVVTHLSGHDPAKAQVIDADVLALLQDMALAIGVPGFVNQVRAVQRQQDMQAVLRKSNCPTQIIFGLDDPFIMPKRYETLAAFIPDAQLTALPHASVVPSLEAPAEVTRALKAWMARPLVLRHS; this is encoded by the coding sequence ATGGCAGAAGCGATTGTATTCTTACCGGGTATTTTATGTGACGCGCGGCTGTTTGGGCCTCAGATTGCGGAATTATCAGCGCAGTTCACGGTGATCAGCGCGCCGGTCGCTGCAGATGACACAATGACAGCGATGGCGACGCGCGCCCTGAACAGTTTGCCAAACCAGTTTGCCCTGGTGGGGGCCGGATTGGGCGGTGTTGTGGCGATGGAAATTTTGCGACTTGCGCCCGAGCGGGTCACGCGTCTTTGTTTGATAGCGACCTCGCCTTTGCAGGGGGTGCCGCTGGAAACGCTTGCCTATGAGCCTTTACTTGTTGCCGCGCGGGCGGGGCGTATTGATGAGGTTGTGACGCATTTATCAGGCCATGATCCGGCCAAAGCGCAGGTGATTGATGCGGATGTTTTGGCATTGCTGCAGGATATGGCGCTGGCCATAGGTGTGCCGGGCTTTGTCAATCAGGTGCGTGCGGTGCAGCGACAGCAGGATATGCAAGCGGTTTTGCGCAAATCAAACTGCCCAACGCAGATCATTTTTGGATTGGATGATCCGTTTATCATGCCCAAGCGCTATGAGACTTTGGCGGCGTTTATACCGGATGCGCAGCTGACGGCATTGCCGCATGCCAGCGTGGTGCCAAGTCTGGAAGCGCCAGCCGAGGTTACGCGGGCCTTAAAGGCGTGGATGGCGCGGCCGCTGGTGCTGCGCCATTCTTAG
- the phaZ gene encoding polyhydroxyalkanoate depolymerase, whose product MRYMATYDMMETVRNTNQWLGASALAMASYPMFSMIPNPALNWMAAWGEVTERTFARMVTKPDWGIHSFTCEDGKDHVVQIETVVERDFGDLLHFSVLGRKRRRSQVLLVAPMSGHYATLLRSTVISLLPDCEVYVTDWHNARDIPVSSGKFDVEDYTLYLVDFMRHLGPDTHVIAVCQPAPLTLAATAYLAEQDPDAQPSTLTLIGGPIDPSASPTDVTDFGHSVTMGQLEETMIQRVGFKYNGVGRKVYPGLLQLQSFMSMNAERHSQAFMDQIGRVAKGEASDHDAHNRFYDEYLAVMDMPAEFYLSTVDRIFKKCEIANNEFVVDGHKIDLSKITTVAVKTVEGAKDDISAPGQCVAALDLLTGLPDDKKASHLEPEAGHYGIFAGKSWRNNIRPLVLDFIKTNSTPPKEAAGETKKPAPKKPANKNAAA is encoded by the coding sequence ATGCGCTACATGGCCACGTACGACATGATGGAAACGGTTCGCAATACCAATCAGTGGCTTGGAGCCTCTGCCTTGGCCATGGCTTCTTACCCGATGTTTTCGATGATCCCTAACCCGGCGTTGAACTGGATGGCTGCCTGGGGCGAAGTCACCGAGCGCACCTTTGCGCGCATGGTAACCAAACCCGACTGGGGCATTCATTCCTTTACCTGCGAAGATGGCAAAGACCACGTTGTTCAGATTGAAACGGTCGTCGAACGCGATTTTGGCGATTTGTTGCATTTCTCTGTCCTGGGTCGCAAACGTCGGCGCAGCCAAGTCTTGCTTGTCGCGCCAATGTCAGGTCACTACGCTACGCTTCTCAGATCCACCGTCATCTCGCTACTGCCTGATTGTGAAGTCTATGTGACTGACTGGCACAATGCCCGCGACATTCCCGTCAGCAGCGGCAAATTTGATGTCGAAGACTACACGCTTTATCTTGTTGATTTCATGCGCCACCTTGGTCCAGACACTCATGTTATTGCCGTCTGCCAACCTGCCCCGTTAACGCTGGCAGCCACGGCATATTTGGCTGAACAAGATCCCGATGCGCAGCCCAGCACCCTGACCCTGATCGGCGGGCCAATCGATCCTTCGGCCAGCCCAACAGATGTCACCGACTTTGGCCATAGTGTCACCATGGGGCAACTCGAAGAAACCATGATTCAGCGGGTTGGTTTCAAATACAACGGTGTGGGCCGCAAAGTCTATCCCGGGCTTTTGCAACTGCAATCTTTCATGTCGATGAATGCCGAGCGTCACTCGCAGGCCTTCATGGATCAAATCGGACGTGTCGCTAAGGGCGAAGCCTCTGATCACGACGCTCACAACCGGTTCTATGATGAATATCTGGCTGTCATGGACATGCCCGCCGAATTCTATCTCTCGACCGTCGATCGGATTTTCAAAAAATGCGAAATCGCAAACAACGAATTTGTTGTCGACGGGCATAAAATCGACCTCAGCAAGATCACGACAGTTGCCGTCAAAACCGTCGAAGGTGCCAAGGACGATATCTCGGCCCCGGGCCAATGTGTGGCTGCGCTTGATCTATTGACCGGCCTGCCCGATGACAAAAAAGCCAGCCACCTGGAACCAGAGGCTGGCCACTACGGCATTTTTGCGGGCAAAAGCTGGCGCAACAACATTCGCCCCTTGGTGCTTGATTTCATCAAAACAAACAGCACGCCCCCAAAAGAGGCGGCTGGAGAGACCAAAAAACCGGCACCTAAAAAGCCCGCCAACAAAAACGCAGCGGCCTAA
- the phaC gene encoding class I poly(R)-hydroxyalkanoic acid synthase, with protein sequence MTTDDDAAVAKIDKLTENLTKVEELTQRLVELMASRKPLRRELNAPNQEVFTNAATAYWADMVQNPTKLLEQQMEFWGKSVQHYVDAQQVLAQGEAEPKSDDGPPDRRFSNPLWQSNPYFKFIKQQYLLNAETIRTAVDSLEDISPTEQRRLKYFSDQIVEMMAPTNFLGTNPDALERAVETEGQSLITGLQNLIGDLEANNGELIVRLADETAFKLGENIATTPGKVVFRNSMMELIQYTPTTEQVHEIPLVIFPPWINKFYILDLKAKNSMIKWLVDQGYTVFIVSWMNPDYSQTQVGLEDYIEEGYLAAISEVKKLTKQKQVNAVGYCIAGTTLHLTLALMKKRGDTSVKSATFFTTLTDFVDQGEFTPFLQNDFIDGIDDEVQEMGLLRSFIMQRTFSFLRSNDLVYGPAIKSYMMGEAPPAFDLLYWNGDGSGLPGVMAMQYLRGLCQRNEFVKDGFKLLGETLHIKDVSLPICSVTCETDHIARWKDCYVGFQQTSSRSKTFIVSQSGHIAGIVNPPSKKKYGHYTNKNLKQGADDWMKTAEFTEGSWWPRWDTWLSGKSGKMIAARDPGDSEHPALEDAPGSYVKVPATR encoded by the coding sequence ATGACAACTGACGACGATGCCGCAGTCGCAAAAATTGACAAACTAACTGAAAATTTGACAAAAGTTGAAGAATTAACTCAGCGTTTAGTTGAATTGATGGCGTCCAGAAAGCCCTTAAGGAGAGAGTTGAACGCTCCGAATCAAGAAGTTTTTACAAATGCTGCAACCGCGTATTGGGCGGATATGGTGCAAAATCCAACCAAGTTGTTGGAACAACAAATGGAATTCTGGGGCAAGTCCGTTCAGCATTATGTGGACGCGCAACAAGTGCTTGCTCAGGGGGAAGCAGAACCTAAATCCGACGACGGCCCACCTGATCGGCGATTTTCAAATCCGCTTTGGCAAAGCAACCCCTATTTCAAGTTTATCAAGCAACAGTATTTGCTAAACGCAGAAACCATTCGCACCGCGGTGGACTCTCTTGAGGATATTTCTCCGACCGAACAACGACGGTTGAAGTATTTCTCTGATCAGATCGTCGAGATGATGGCTCCGACAAATTTTCTAGGCACCAACCCTGATGCGCTAGAACGAGCGGTTGAAACCGAGGGCCAGTCCTTAATCACCGGGTTGCAGAACCTGATTGGCGATCTAGAAGCAAACAATGGAGAGTTGATTGTGCGCTTGGCGGATGAAACCGCTTTTAAGCTTGGCGAGAATATTGCGACCACGCCGGGTAAGGTGGTGTTTCGCAATAGCATGATGGAATTGATCCAATACACTCCTACAACCGAACAGGTACACGAGATACCTCTGGTGATTTTTCCGCCATGGATCAACAAGTTTTATATTCTGGATCTTAAAGCGAAAAACAGCATGATCAAATGGTTGGTTGATCAAGGATATACGGTGTTTATCGTCAGCTGGATGAACCCTGACTACAGCCAGACTCAAGTGGGTTTGGAAGATTATATTGAAGAGGGGTATCTGGCGGCCATCAGCGAAGTGAAAAAACTGACCAAACAGAAACAAGTGAACGCAGTCGGCTATTGTATTGCGGGCACCACGTTACATTTGACCCTGGCCTTAATGAAAAAACGCGGTGACACCTCTGTGAAATCTGCGACCTTCTTTACCACGCTGACTGATTTTGTGGATCAGGGTGAATTCACGCCTTTCTTGCAAAATGACTTTATCGACGGAATTGACGATGAAGTGCAGGAAATGGGGCTTTTACGGTCGTTTATTATGCAGCGCACATTCAGCTTTTTGCGCTCTAATGATCTGGTGTATGGGCCAGCCATCAAAAGTTATATGATGGGAGAGGCCCCGCCAGCCTTTGACTTGCTGTATTGGAATGGCGATGGATCAGGATTGCCTGGAGTGATGGCGATGCAGTATTTGCGCGGACTGTGTCAGCGCAATGAGTTTGTGAAAGACGGGTTTAAACTCTTGGGCGAGACGCTGCATATCAAGGATGTCAGTCTGCCTATTTGTTCTGTCACTTGCGAAACAGATCACATTGCGCGCTGGAAAGACTGTTATGTCGGGTTTCAGCAAACCTCGAGCCGGTCAAAAACATTTATCGTGTCCCAGTCAGGTCATATCGCCGGTATTGTGAACCCACCAAGCAAAAAGAAATACGGCCATTACACCAATAAAAATCTTAAGCAGGGTGCAGATGATTGGATGAAGACAGCTGAATTCACCGAAGGGTCCTGGTGGCCCCGATGGGATACCTGGTTGTCAGGCAAGTCTGGCAAGATGATTGCGGCACGAGATCCGGGTGATTCGGAACATCCGGCACTGGAAGATGCGCCTGGTAGCTATGTTAAGGTTCCGGCAACACGTTGA
- a CDS encoding phasin, PhaP, whose translation MAKTQDMNAVLKDMMGAFPVDTSALEDAYKNTAALNEKFANVALEAAEKSSEISSSWTKDTLSKMADMSKAKAEPADYAKAITDFASAQAEVAAENMAAFAEVAKKVQAETVELMMSASKEATEEATAAVKKATADATAAAKKAAK comes from the coding sequence ATGGCTAAAACACAAGACATGAATGCCGTTCTGAAAGACATGATGGGTGCCTTCCCGGTAGACACCTCCGCTCTGGAAGACGCATATAAGAACACTGCGGCGCTGAACGAAAAATTCGCGAACGTGGCTTTGGAAGCAGCTGAAAAATCTTCCGAGATTTCCAGCAGCTGGACAAAAGACACTCTGTCGAAAATGGCAGATATGTCCAAAGCTAAAGCAGAGCCTGCTGATTATGCAAAAGCGATCACTGACTTCGCATCTGCACAAGCCGAAGTTGCTGCTGAAAATATGGCGGCTTTCGCCGAAGTTGCGAAAAAAGTTCAAGCAGAAACTGTTGAGCTGATGATGTCTGCTTCTAAAGAAGCAACAGAAGAAGCAACTGCAGCTGTTAAAAAAGCAACTGCTGACGCGACTGCGGCTGCGAAAAAAGCGGCTAAGTAA
- the phaR gene encoding polyhydroxyalkanoate synthesis repressor PhaR — protein MAETEKPLLIKRYASRRLYNTETSDYVTLDDIASFIRDGREVQIVDLKTGDDLTRQYLLQIIAEHESRGENMLPVNVLNDLVRSYTNQASSVVPQFLAQSFEMLREGQSKMMENMTTINPVNPLAALQAQQEAFLKAMSGGIGNWPGNTSPAEEDAGASSNSENLDDIKKQLAELQAKLSKLS, from the coding sequence GTGGCAGAGACCGAGAAACCGCTTTTGATTAAGCGCTATGCAAGCCGCCGGCTGTATAATACTGAGACCAGCGATTATGTAACGTTGGACGACATCGCCAGTTTCATCCGGGATGGTCGCGAAGTGCAGATCGTCGATCTGAAAACCGGTGATGATCTGACCCGTCAATATTTGCTGCAAATCATCGCGGAACACGAAAGCCGTGGCGAAAATATGTTGCCAGTCAACGTGTTAAACGATCTTGTGCGTTCCTACACCAATCAGGCCAGCAGCGTCGTTCCACAGTTTCTGGCCCAAAGCTTTGAGATGCTGCGCGAAGGGCAATCAAAGATGATGGAAAACATGACCACCATCAATCCGGTCAATCCGTTGGCCGCATTGCAAGCGCAGCAAGAAGCGTTTCTGAAGGCGATGTCCGGTGGAATCGGCAATTGGCCTGGGAACACAAGCCCTGCCGAAGAAGATGCGGGTGCATCCAGCAATTCTGAGAACCTGGATGATATCAAAAAGCAGTTGGCAGAGTTGCAAGCAAAGCTTTCAAAGCTGTCCTAG
- a CDS encoding aminotransferase class I/II-fold pyridoxal phosphate-dependent enzyme produces MTLPDVYSAEPIPAAAQAEVERLLKTGDLFRYTASQDAPVALLESEFSELLGSKYALAVSSCSAALFLSLKALDLPRDAKVLIPGFTFAAVPSSVVHADCVPVLCEVGGNYRIEIADFAARLDDVQAVIISHMRGHTSDMDAIMALCDAKNIPVIEDAAHSVGTTWHGRNIGTIGKIGCFSFQSYKLLNSGEGGILVTDDADLVARAVIMSGAYEHNWQKHKAKPGDNTSDLANAFARWQNKLPLYNLRLSNLSAAIIRPQLAELPRRIRDGRANHDYVADKLNQNAWISVPPKLAPEERAPDSIQFNLQGMSGNQVAAYQQAAQNRGIKVQVFGASQDNARAFWNWQFLGETPNLPQTRKMLMHACDVRLPARLTRPELDVIACTLLDAMDDVMLPTAAE; encoded by the coding sequence ATGACCCTGCCAGACGTATATTCTGCCGAACCCATCCCCGCCGCTGCACAAGCCGAAGTAGAACGCCTTCTCAAAACCGGTGACCTTTTTCGCTATACGGCATCACAGGATGCGCCGGTTGCGTTGCTAGAGTCAGAATTTTCCGAACTTTTAGGCAGCAAATACGCGCTTGCGGTTTCGTCCTGCTCTGCTGCTTTATTCCTATCTCTCAAAGCCTTAGACCTACCACGCGACGCCAAAGTATTGATCCCAGGATTTACCTTTGCCGCTGTGCCGTCATCTGTTGTTCACGCCGACTGTGTGCCGGTGCTGTGCGAAGTAGGTGGAAATTACCGGATAGAGATCGCAGATTTTGCGGCCAGGTTAGACGACGTTCAGGCGGTCATCATCAGCCATATGCGCGGCCATACTTCTGATATGGATGCCATAATGGCACTTTGTGATGCGAAAAACATTCCCGTCATCGAAGACGCGGCCCATTCCGTTGGCACCACATGGCACGGCCGCAACATTGGAACGATTGGTAAGATCGGCTGCTTTTCATTCCAATCCTACAAGCTTTTGAATTCCGGCGAAGGCGGTATTCTAGTCACCGATGATGCCGATTTGGTTGCGCGCGCAGTGATCATGTCCGGGGCCTATGAACACAACTGGCAAAAACACAAAGCAAAACCGGGCGACAACACCAGTGATTTGGCCAATGCCTTTGCACGTTGGCAAAACAAACTTCCGCTTTATAATCTGCGTCTTAGCAACCTTTCGGCTGCCATCATCCGCCCGCAACTCGCCGAATTGCCGCGCCGCATTCGCGACGGGCGCGCCAACCACGATTATGTTGCAGATAAACTAAACCAAAATGCATGGATCTCGGTGCCACCAAAACTCGCACCCGAAGAACGTGCCCCCGACAGCATTCAGTTTAATCTGCAGGGCATGAGCGGAAACCAAGTCGCCGCCTACCAACAAGCCGCCCAAAACAGGGGTATCAAAGTTCAGGTTTTCGGGGCTTCGCAAGACAATGCACGCGCCTTTTGGAACTGGCAGTTTCTGGGTGAAACACCAAATTTGCCCCAAACCCGCAAGATGCTGATGCATGCTTGCGACGTGCGCCTGCCAGCACGCCTCACGCGGCCCGAACTTGACGTCATCGCCTGCACCCTTTTGGACGCGATGGATGATGTGATGCTGCCAACAGCAGCCGAATAA
- a CDS encoding type 1 glutamine amidotransferase encodes MKIGILQAGSFVQEMHDITGDVDNMFKVMLAGQDFTFDVWRVFEDQFPDSVAVCDGWLITGSKFGVYEDHAWIPPLEDFIRDAVTQSRPIVGVCFGHQLIAQALGGKVEKFKGGWNVGRQIYDFGGVELPLNAWHQDQVVELPQGAHVLASNGTCDYAAIVYGDRAFTVQGHPEFGPDAIEGLVDFVGPGKVPQEQLDAVMDALADPTANEVIADQIADFLRRPRNA; translated from the coding sequence ATGAAAATCGGCATCCTTCAGGCAGGCTCTTTTGTGCAAGAAATGCACGACATCACTGGCGACGTGGACAATATGTTCAAGGTCATGCTGGCCGGTCAAGATTTTACCTTTGACGTGTGGCGGGTGTTCGAAGACCAATTTCCCGACAGCGTTGCCGTCTGCGACGGCTGGCTCATAACCGGTTCCAAATTTGGTGTCTACGAAGACCACGCATGGATCCCACCTCTCGAGGATTTCATCCGTGATGCAGTAACCCAATCTCGCCCCATTGTTGGGGTGTGCTTTGGCCACCAGCTGATCGCCCAAGCCCTTGGCGGCAAAGTCGAAAAATTCAAAGGTGGTTGGAATGTGGGTCGCCAGATCTATGACTTTGGCGGTGTCGAACTGCCCCTCAACGCCTGGCACCAAGACCAGGTTGTCGAATTACCACAAGGCGCTCATGTGCTGGCGTCTAATGGCACCTGCGACTATGCCGCCATCGTCTATGGCGACCGCGCATTTACCGTTCAGGGCCACCCTGAATTTGGGCCGGATGCCATCGAAGGTCTGGTCGATTTTGTAGGCCCCGGCAAAGTCCCACAAGAGCAATTGGATGCTGTCATGGATGCATTGGCAGACCCCACCGCCAACGAAGTGATCGCTGATCAAATTGCTGACTTTCTCCGCCGTCCTCGCAACGCGTGA
- a CDS encoding VOC family protein: MSKMKMNYFVVGTNNMAAAIRFYDGLFNGAGLSKMVASDRMTYWLCDDFAFAVALPFDGAPATNGNGTMVGFASGSAEEVKRLHQKALELGGVCAGAPCQKGPKYSAYVRDLDNNKICLSD; the protein is encoded by the coding sequence ATGTCTAAAATGAAAATGAATTACTTTGTTGTTGGCACAAACAACATGGCGGCGGCGATTAGGTTCTATGATGGGCTGTTTAACGGGGCGGGATTGTCCAAGATGGTCGCGTCTGATCGGATGACCTATTGGCTGTGTGATGACTTTGCCTTTGCGGTGGCTTTGCCGTTTGATGGGGCACCTGCCACCAATGGCAACGGCACCATGGTTGGGTTTGCCTCTGGATCTGCAGAAGAGGTCAAGCGGTTGCATCAAAAGGCGCTTGAATTGGGCGGGGTTTGCGCGGGCGCACCATGCCAAAAGGGCCCCAAATATTCGGCCTATGTAAGAGATCTAGACAACAATAAAATCTGTCTCTCTGACTAG
- a CDS encoding ABC transporter permease subunit (The N-terminal region of this protein, as described by TIGR01726, is a three transmembrane segment that identifies a subfamily of ABC transporter permease subunits, which specificities that include histidine, arginine, glutamine, glutamate, L-cystine (sic), the opines (in Agrobacterium) octopine and nopaline, etc.), whose translation MTCMETIQAYGLRSLGYGERLLPRNDFTLCEQFTLIGSGMLWNIYFGVIALIAGFVLAVALAVGKYSQRALPNQVARWFIFLFRGSPLFIQFFFGYFCFLSLKSVSPFFDSFTSAWLGALVVLFFNTAAYSAEIFYGALLSIPKGDIEAADAYGMTGWTRFKRVTFPTMLRLAWPGYTNEAIFLFHATTLVFFSGFPALRQQGDALYYANYFADKTFNPFVPYPILAMYFIILTLIVITLFGVANRRLNRHLPGATIKKLKIRPNLIR comes from the coding sequence ATGACCTGTATGGAAACTATCCAAGCCTATGGTCTGCGCTCCCTGGGCTATGGCGAACGCCTTTTGCCACGCAATGATTTTACGCTATGTGAACAATTCACGCTGATCGGGTCCGGCATGCTCTGGAATATCTATTTCGGCGTCATCGCCCTGATCGCTGGCTTTGTCCTGGCCGTCGCTTTGGCCGTTGGCAAATACAGCCAACGCGCCCTGCCCAACCAAGTCGCCCGATGGTTCATCTTTTTGTTCCGCGGCAGCCCTCTGTTCATCCAATTCTTCTTTGGCTACTTCTGCTTTCTCAGCCTCAAAAGCGTGTCCCCGTTCTTTGACAGCTTCACCTCTGCGTGGCTGGGGGCCTTGGTTGTTTTGTTCTTCAACACCGCCGCCTATTCCGCCGAGATCTTTTATGGCGCGCTTTTATCGATCCCCAAAGGTGACATCGAGGCCGCCGATGCCTATGGCATGACCGGCTGGACCCGCTTCAAACGCGTCACCTTTCCAACCATGTTACGCCTTGCTTGGCCCGGTTATACCAACGAAGCAATCTTTCTGTTTCACGCCACAACCCTGGTGTTTTTCTCTGGTTTCCCAGCCCTGCGCCAACAAGGTGACGCGCTGTACTATGCAAACTACTTCGCCGATAAAACTTTCAACCCATTTGTGCCCTATCCGATTTTGGCGATGTATTTCATCATCTTGACCCTGATCGTCATCACGCTGTTTGGTGTCGCCAACCGCCGTCTGAACCGGCACTTGCCTGGGGCCACCATCAAAAAGCTAAAAATCCGTCCAAACCTGATCCGGTAA
- a CDS encoding ABC transporter permease subunit: MFSYCTDPSLLEGFSWLSCYLTTGKHMSLYISVFVVLVLLAITAPVALMFGFGAATATRSKILPLRWLGQGYTSIVRGVPDIAFFLFFVIALDQGFEWLRHKIKCPDWDQPVRQGIDFVVCDAAKLPLGNAPQWVHETYGFFLAVLTFSIVFGAFAANVLYGAMRAVPRAQMETAEAYGMTRRQSFWRILVPQMWVFALPGLSNLWMVLIKATPLLFLLGVEDIVYWARELGGTKNARFTDYPHGDWRMWYFMALLVFYLGFTKVSEMTLDRIMARLTKGQATSGGETQRKAAA, translated from the coding sequence ATGTTTTCCTATTGCACCGACCCATCCCTCCTCGAAGGCTTTTCTTGGCTCAGCTGTTACCTGACCACAGGCAAACACATGAGCCTTTATATTTCGGTCTTCGTCGTCTTGGTGCTCTTGGCAATCACCGCCCCTGTGGCCCTGATGTTTGGTTTTGGCGCGGCAACCGCAACCCGCTCAAAGATCTTACCGTTGCGCTGGCTAGGCCAAGGCTACACCAGCATTGTGCGCGGCGTGCCTGACATCGCCTTCTTTCTGTTCTTTGTCATTGCGCTGGACCAGGGCTTTGAATGGCTGCGCCACAAGATCAAATGCCCGGATTGGGACCAACCTGTTCGCCAAGGCATTGATTTTGTTGTCTGTGATGCCGCCAAATTGCCTCTGGGCAACGCCCCGCAATGGGTGCATGAAACCTATGGTTTCTTTCTGGCTGTCCTGACATTTTCCATCGTCTTTGGTGCCTTTGCTGCCAATGTACTTTATGGAGCCATGCGCGCCGTGCCACGTGCACAAATGGAAACCGCCGAAGCCTACGGCATGACCCGCCGCCAATCGTTCTGGCGCATCCTTGTGCCGCAGATGTGGGTCTTTGCCCTGCCCGGCCTGTCAAACCTTTGGATGGTGCTGATCAAAGCCACACCACTGCTATTCCTGCTCGGCGTCGAAGACATCGTCTATTGGGCACGTGAACTTGGCGGCACCAAAAATGCGCGCTTTACCGACTACCCCCATGGCGATTGGCGCATGTGGTATTTCATGGCTCTGCTGGTCTTTTACCTTGGCTTCACCAAAGTCTCAGAGATGACACTTGATCGGATCATGGCGCGCCTCACCAAAGGTCAGGCCACCTCGGGCGGCGAAACTCAAAGAAAGGCCGCAGCATGA
- a CDS encoding transporter substrate-binding domain-containing protein gives MKNLILSTAALALSAGFAMADGHSVVRLGTEGAYEPWNFVNDKGEIDGFERELGDELCTRAELTCEWVKNDWDSIIPNLVSGNYDVIIAGMSITDEREAVIDFTQPYTPPDPSTYVALDAGVDVTTGIIAAQASTLQAAFIAEQGWTLIEFATPEETVAAVRNGEADAVLADQSFLDTVAGTDGLVMLERSEAIGGGVGMGLRESDADLRGKFDVAIKSMKDDGTLNTLIAKWQVSSQW, from the coding sequence ATGAAGAACCTTATCCTTAGCACAGCGGCGCTTGCACTCTCCGCTGGCTTTGCCATGGCCGACGGACATTCCGTTGTGCGCCTTGGTACCGAAGGCGCATACGAGCCTTGGAACTTTGTAAACGACAAGGGCGAAATCGACGGGTTCGAACGCGAGCTGGGCGACGAGTTGTGCACCCGCGCCGAACTAACATGTGAATGGGTCAAAAACGACTGGGATTCCATCATCCCGAACCTCGTATCTGGAAACTACGACGTGATCATCGCCGGCATGTCCATCACCGACGAACGCGAAGCCGTCATTGACTTCACCCAACCCTACACACCACCAGATCCCTCAACCTATGTTGCGCTTGACGCAGGCGTTGACGTGACCACCGGCATCATCGCGGCGCAGGCTTCGACATTGCAAGCGGCGTTTATCGCGGAACAAGGCTGGACCTTGATCGAATTCGCAACCCCTGAAGAAACCGTCGCAGCCGTGCGCAACGGCGAAGCAGATGCGGTTCTGGCTGATCAGTCCTTCCTTGACACTGTCGCGGGCACGGATGGTCTGGTGATGCTAGAGCGTTCCGAAGCCATTGGCGGCGGCGTTGGCATGGGTCTGCGCGAGTCTGATGCGGATCTGCGCGGCAAGTTTGACGTGGCGATCAAGTCTATGAAAGACGACGGCACGCTAAACACGCTGATCGCCAAATGGCAGGTTTCCTCTCAGTGGTAA
- a CDS encoding ATP-binding cassette domain-containing protein, with protein sequence MTDLTPVLEIRGLHKAYGDLEVIKGVDIKAHKGDVVSLIGSSGSGKSTILRCANLLEDSQQGEILFNGEPVTWKGSGSNRVPGDAKQVIRIRTNLSMVFQQFNLWAHMTILQNVMEAPVTVLGRDKAEVEAKAREYLAKVGIGDKCDAYPAQLSGGQQQRAAIARGLCMEPQALLFDEPTSALDPELEQEVIKVIKSLAAEGRTMLIVTHDMKMAADISSHVVFLHQGLIEEEGPPETLFGAPKSDRLKQFLSSTDYA encoded by the coding sequence TTGACCGACCTGACTCCGGTGCTTGAAATCCGTGGCTTACACAAAGCCTATGGCGACCTTGAAGTGATCAAGGGCGTTGATATCAAAGCCCACAAAGGAGACGTCGTTTCTCTGATTGGCAGTTCAGGGTCTGGCAAATCCACCATTTTGCGTTGCGCCAACCTGCTGGAAGACAGCCAACAAGGCGAGATCCTGTTCAACGGCGAACCAGTAACCTGGAAAGGCAGCGGTTCCAACCGCGTGCCAGGCGACGCGAAACAAGTCATTCGCATCCGAACAAACCTGTCGATGGTCTTTCAGCAATTTAACCTCTGGGCCCATATGACCATTTTGCAGAATGTCATGGAGGCCCCCGTCACCGTGCTGGGCCGTGACAAAGCAGAGGTCGAAGCCAAGGCGCGCGAGTACCTCGCCAAGGTCGGCATCGGTGACAAATGTGACGCCTACCCAGCCCAGCTGTCCGGTGGTCAACAACAACGCGCTGCCATCGCGCGCGGTCTGTGCATGGAGCCTCAGGCCCTGTTGTTTGACGAACCCACATCCGCCCTTGATCCCGAATTGGAACAAGAGGTCATCAAAGTGATTAAATCCCTCGCAGCCGAGGGACGCACCATGCTTATCGTGACCCACGATATGAAAATGGCTGCCGATATTTCAAGCCACGTGGTGTTCTTGCATCAAGGCTTGATCGAGGAGGAAGGCCCGCCAGAAACACTATTTGGCGCACCAAAATCCGATCGGTTGAAGCAGTTTCTGTCTTCAACTGACTACGCATAA